From a region of the Stenotrophomonas sp. BIO128-Bstrain genome:
- the cydX gene encoding cytochrome bd-I oxidase subunit CydX: MWYFAWILGAGLASVVAILNGMWFEAREQSRTDHEEG, from the coding sequence ATGTGGTACTTCGCTTGGATTCTGGGTGCAGGGCTGGCCTCGGTCGTGGCCATTCTCAACGGCATGTGGTTCGAAGCCCGCGAGCAGAGCCGTACGGATCACGAAGAAGGCTAA
- the cydB gene encoding cytochrome d ubiquinol oxidase subunit II, whose translation MEFIGLDYTTLRVIWWLLLGILLIAWAVMDGFDLGVGTLLPFVARTDDERRLVINTVGPVWEGNQVWLVLGGGAIFAAWPPLYAVSFSGFYLAVFLMLFGLILRPVAFKYRSKMPSKRWRENWDRALFVGGLLPALIAGVAVGNVLVGVPFHFDDSMRIFYTGTLIGLLNPFALVAGLVSVAMVVSHGAAMLVLKTDGPVAERSARYGSVAAVLTFVLFALAGVWVAFGLPGYQITSQVVTDGPTNPLLKTAAVGAVAGGWLRNYQSMPLTLLAPILGLVGALASAVLLRARRGGLAFVASGASITGIILTVGFAIFPFLLPSSSQPGSSLTVWDSSSSHLTLGIMLIATAIFLPIIIAYTSWVYRVMKGKTTAEDMSDNPNAY comes from the coding sequence ATGGAATTCATTGGACTCGATTACACCACGCTCCGCGTGATCTGGTGGCTGCTGCTCGGCATCCTGCTGATCGCCTGGGCGGTGATGGACGGTTTCGACCTCGGCGTGGGCACATTGCTGCCGTTCGTGGCCCGGACCGATGACGAACGCCGGCTGGTTATCAACACCGTCGGCCCGGTGTGGGAAGGCAACCAGGTGTGGCTGGTGCTGGGTGGCGGTGCGATCTTCGCCGCCTGGCCGCCGCTGTACGCGGTCAGTTTCTCCGGCTTCTACCTGGCGGTGTTCCTGATGCTGTTCGGGCTGATCCTGCGCCCGGTCGCCTTCAAGTACCGCAGCAAGATGCCCAGCAAGCGCTGGCGTGAGAACTGGGACCGTGCGCTGTTCGTCGGCGGGCTGCTGCCGGCACTGATCGCCGGCGTGGCGGTGGGCAACGTGCTGGTCGGCGTGCCGTTCCACTTCGATGACAGCATGCGCATCTTCTACACCGGCACCCTGATCGGCCTGCTCAACCCGTTCGCCCTGGTGGCCGGCCTGGTGAGCGTGGCCATGGTGGTCTCGCATGGTGCGGCGATGCTGGTGCTCAAGACCGACGGCCCGGTGGCCGAGCGCTCGGCCCGCTATGGCAGCGTCGCGGCGGTGCTGACCTTCGTGCTGTTCGCCCTGGCCGGCGTCTGGGTGGCCTTCGGCCTGCCGGGCTACCAGATCACCTCGCAGGTGGTCACCGATGGCCCGACCAACCCGCTGCTCAAGACCGCTGCCGTCGGTGCGGTGGCCGGTGGCTGGCTGCGCAACTACCAGAGCATGCCGCTGACCCTGCTGGCCCCGATCCTCGGGCTGGTGGGTGCGCTGGCCAGCGCGGTACTGCTGCGGGCCCGCCGTGGCGGCCTGGCCTTCGTGGCCTCGGGGGCCTCGATCACCGGCATCATCCTGACCGTCGGCTTTGCAATCTTCCCGTTCCTGCTGCCCTCCTCCAGCCAGCCGGGCTCCAGCCTGACCGTCTGGGACAGCTCGTCCAGCCACCTGACCCTGGGGATCATGCTCATCGCCACGGCCATCTTCCTGCCGATCATCATCGCCTACACCTCCTGGGTCTACCGCGTGATGAAGGGCAAGACCACGGCCGAAGACATGAGCGACAACCCCAACGCTTACTGA
- a CDS encoding hemagglutinin repeat-containing protein, whose product MNKHLYRLVFNHALMLWQVAAEITPRPGGAGTGQDGDRTAALRPMAFALWVMMGWVGVTGLAAAQVVADPNAPGNQRPTVLETANGTPQINIQTPSAAGVSRNTYQRFDVDQQGAILNNSRGNTQSQLGGWVQGNPWLAGGTARVILNEVNGANPSQLRGYVEVAGDRAQVVIANPAGIDCDGCGFINANRITLTTGTPMFNGGALEGYRVQGGAIHIFGAGMDASRVDYTDLIARSVQLNAGLWAQQLQVTTGANTVSADLGRVQAQAAEGNAPQYALDVAQLGGMYANKILLMGTEHGVGVRNAGNLGAQTGELVVTVDGRLENTGKLQARDDTRIAASGGVRNEGLVSAGRELNLRTGQDLDNTGGQLNGTRLDLEAASLVNRGGSIEQAGVQALAVQSGRLQNRDKGSIGALARQDGTAPTSPGDGDGTGSPGTGTGNGNGGTDGSTPGSTPPATAPLAQGRVVIAGVLDNDAGAVLAGGDIDLRAGDVDNDGGRLGVRDLAVEGGGLSNRQGELTTGRDLLVQGQALNNDAGVMNVGGALDARTAQLSNRSGTIAHSGSAPAQLQVAGTFDNTGGSLASNAAALALTSAVLVNTDGKLMHAGSDGLQLTTGMLDGQRGEIATAGTLTLRAGTVDHRQAELQAGRLDVQVDTLDNRGGQLLATGSEGNRIGATSALDNDGGTLASNGDLAIDTTLLRNAGGQVQQAGSGRLDINATTLAGAGGKLLSNGALQLQGQAIDVSGGITSAARMAIDAGQLDNRRGELIATGTDALALRVTNALLNDNGQIIGNGALAVQAGSLANRDGKLLAAGEAASTLQVSGAIDNQRGTLASAGDLSLRAGQLDNQAGTVQAAGDRALQLGVDGLLDNRQGGLVASGGAQQLRAGSLDNRGGTVNAGDTLDVAVAHTLDNSAGILAAEQTLQVQAGRIVNRDAGTLASVEGDVTLDSATDIDNTAGVIQAERALSVASQGLANVRGTLAGASLALDTGLGSVDNSEGILAATAGTLDVRSGALENRAGLLQSSAAMRIDTHGQRLGNTDAGARGGIVSGAGLTLRAGELDNRAGLVQAQTALDARLATLDNRSGGQVGSGASLLLQAQRVDNSGGRLQASENLTLDLSGELVNQAGLAVASGDLVAHAARIDNRATAGGSTALGLQGRNVDLAAAQIDNSAGMIAADKLIALQAGDALFNQQGLVSSAGSLDVRAGQVGNADGTLLSAGNQTLHASALNGTGRVLSQGDLVLALQQDYRNDGQITANGKATVSTQGLWTNAGKVQAGDLDLHAGQIDNLATGEISGIRTQVRADGVLGNRGLIDGVDTRVDADVILNVGTGRIYGDRLSIGATTLVNSDETLEGVTRAATIAARERLDIGAGNVVNREQALIFSAGGGESALNIGGALDAQGHAVGRAGSVHNASATIESLGGLSIDATRLLNSNEHFATSEVMVVGPTKKLYIQPKGTPGMHDASEFTWSSWSRAGKYWWKNGNGDVKDWTQYDVTHTEYETQVTSSAPGRIISGGNMTLRGDELINDKSQILAGGALLGDLGNLRNIDAFGEYRVHEEGTSQYTYSRWRGGFKRYHERKWDRKIAYRPADEVRTINLGMTRTAEHTRDGGTGYQVGGVSTGSVGGQVGGAADAGAVGGQRQVTEVSASVASLAGPDSTAGTGAQGAAGNQPTVIRTIGVEAELPQSSLFQSGPNAGQYLVETDPRFADYRNWLGSEYLLQKMGVDPANVQKRLGDGFYEQKLVRDQVAQLTGRRFLDGYADDEAQYRALLDNAATIADAWGLRPGVALTPAQMAQLTSDIVWLVEQRVTLADGSTTTALVPQVYVRVRPGDIDGTGTLLAGRSVELNLRGDLVNSGTIAGRTAVKIDAQNLRNLDGRISGDAVSANARTDLDNLGGLIDARSVLVASAGRDLNMVTTTRSGQNTAGLSDFSRTNIDRVAGLFVSEAGGTLLASAVRDVRLDGAEIVNAGSGGQTVIAAGRDLSLGTVREARQENNVRNADNYLRSGYNRGVGTNVRTVGDVQLQAGRDMELQAATVNSAEGALVAVASGNLNIGVSEDSYNWSEGRKHRHSGLLNTTTRTTRDSLDETVAQGSTVGGNTVAIQGRNVTVTGSDVISDVGTTIAADQDLVIQAARESATESHFKKKEQSGLIYNGGAAITAGTQMQSDDNKATRNTAAGSTVGSLAGDVVLLAGGAYRQIGSDVLAPEGDVDIHAREVAILEGRETQTTAQESKFRQAGLTVAVTAPVITALQTAGNMASATSKTSDWRKQAMGAATAAGAVKEGVDAVGADPGAAGGLNISITVGASKSDSRTTTQSDTAAASSIRAGGDVRISATGAGNASDITIQGSDVTADGNIRLKADGDVALLASRDVIEMERKSSSASGGVGVAIAVGSGGASAGITANASASRGSGKGEDVYWNTTHLTAGESLVIESGGDTTLRGAVVSGEQVAMNVGGNLAVESLQDTHSFHSKDRTVGGSVTFGAGFSGSAYMLNQKSDSEFASVTEQSAIRAGDGGFQINVDGTTQLVGGAISSSDAAIDAGRNRLQTAALVVSDIENASSAKASSGGIGVTDETFSGLYGATKTIIGNKLIHGDASDGSQGTTRAAISDGAVLITDDELQRALTGKGAEQQVAGLNRDTLNAHQSAALIDLERLEERAAAEHAITGEAFRQGTAWTTDLVHKAATEQSRIVLQTCEAVGTNCRQTELALEDVQAIDGKLYIFNNGIFNAEPYALATGAKQNTNEANASGVYYILNPYTGNKVAEGLYAMYDKANGILGSLTGVMLPVTAASQTNIALLKRAREEGWEFNAVNHSRGSMTFTNAMLQLRGDDQKMFPIGYILYNGAAANAQQAQGLVELIGDARGEVWQNTHPTDIVGSWRVILGGNPATSEKNQGSFPGSHSAYVGYLPADGTELRSITDKVWGIGKINQPVRQVPKHEAEKR is encoded by the coding sequence ATGAACAAGCATCTGTACCGCCTCGTGTTCAACCACGCCCTCATGCTCTGGCAGGTCGCCGCGGAGATCACCCCGCGCCCCGGCGGCGCCGGTACCGGGCAGGATGGCGATCGCACGGCGGCACTGCGCCCGATGGCGTTCGCGCTGTGGGTGATGATGGGCTGGGTAGGCGTAACCGGCCTGGCGGCGGCGCAGGTGGTCGCGGACCCGAATGCCCCCGGGAACCAGCGCCCGACCGTGCTGGAAACCGCCAACGGCACGCCGCAGATCAATATCCAGACGCCGAGTGCCGCCGGTGTTTCGCGCAATACCTACCAGCGCTTCGACGTTGACCAGCAGGGCGCCATCCTCAACAACTCACGCGGCAATACGCAGTCGCAGCTCGGTGGCTGGGTGCAGGGCAATCCCTGGTTGGCCGGCGGCACCGCACGGGTGATCCTCAACGAGGTCAATGGCGCCAACCCGAGCCAGCTGCGCGGCTATGTGGAAGTGGCCGGCGACCGCGCGCAGGTGGTGATCGCCAACCCGGCCGGCATCGATTGCGATGGCTGCGGCTTCATCAACGCCAACCGCATCACCTTGACCACCGGCACCCCGATGTTCAATGGCGGTGCGCTGGAGGGATACCGCGTGCAGGGCGGAGCGATCCACATCTTCGGTGCCGGCATGGATGCCAGCCGGGTCGACTACACCGATCTGATCGCACGCTCGGTGCAGCTCAATGCGGGCCTGTGGGCACAGCAGCTGCAGGTCACCACCGGCGCGAACACGGTGAGCGCCGATCTGGGCCGCGTGCAGGCGCAGGCCGCCGAAGGCAATGCGCCGCAGTACGCGCTCGATGTGGCCCAGCTGGGCGGCATGTACGCCAACAAGATCCTGCTGATGGGCACCGAGCACGGCGTGGGCGTGCGCAACGCGGGCAACCTCGGGGCGCAGACCGGCGAACTGGTCGTGACTGTCGATGGCCGGCTGGAAAACACCGGCAAACTGCAGGCGCGCGACGATACGCGTATCGCTGCCAGCGGCGGTGTGCGCAACGAAGGGCTGGTCAGTGCCGGGCGTGAACTGAACCTGCGCACCGGTCAGGATCTGGACAACACGGGTGGCCAGCTCAATGGTACCCGTCTGGATCTGGAGGCGGCGTCGCTGGTCAACCGCGGCGGCAGCATCGAACAGGCTGGCGTGCAGGCCCTGGCGGTGCAGAGCGGGCGCCTGCAGAACCGTGACAAGGGCAGCATCGGCGCACTGGCCCGGCAGGACGGTACGGCGCCGACCTCACCGGGCGATGGCGACGGCACGGGCAGCCCGGGCACGGGAACCGGCAACGGCAACGGTGGCACCGATGGCAGCACCCCGGGCTCGACACCGCCGGCCACCGCGCCGCTCGCACAGGGCCGCGTGGTGATTGCCGGCGTGCTCGACAACGATGCCGGCGCGGTCCTTGCCGGGGGTGATATCGATCTGCGCGCGGGCGATGTGGACAACGACGGCGGTCGCCTCGGGGTGCGCGACCTGGCCGTGGAGGGGGGCGGCCTGTCCAACCGGCAGGGCGAGCTGACCACGGGGCGCGACCTGCTTGTGCAGGGCCAGGCGCTGAACAACGACGCCGGCGTCATGAACGTCGGCGGCGCGCTTGATGCGCGCACCGCGCAGCTGTCCAACCGCAGCGGCACGATCGCCCACAGCGGCAGCGCACCTGCGCAGCTGCAGGTGGCGGGCACGTTCGACAACACCGGCGGCAGTCTCGCCAGCAACGCTGCCGCGCTGGCACTGACCAGCGCGGTGCTGGTGAACACCGATGGCAAGCTGATGCACGCCGGCAGCGACGGCCTGCAGCTCACCACCGGCATGCTGGACGGCCAGCGCGGCGAGATCGCCACGGCCGGCACACTTACCCTGCGCGCAGGGACGGTCGATCACCGCCAGGCGGAACTGCAGGCCGGCAGGCTCGATGTCCAGGTCGATACGCTCGACAACCGTGGCGGCCAGCTGCTGGCCACGGGCAGCGAGGGCAACCGTATCGGGGCGACGAGTGCACTGGACAACGACGGCGGCACGCTCGCCAGCAACGGCGATCTGGCCATCGATACCACCTTGCTGCGCAACGCGGGCGGCCAGGTGCAGCAGGCCGGCAGCGGCCGTTTGGATATCAACGCCACAACGCTGGCCGGGGCGGGCGGCAAACTGCTGAGCAATGGCGCGCTGCAGCTGCAGGGGCAGGCGATTGATGTCTCCGGTGGCATCACCTCGGCGGCGCGCATGGCGATCGATGCCGGGCAGCTGGACAACCGTCGTGGCGAACTGATCGCCACCGGCACCGACGCGCTGGCCCTGCGGGTGACCAACGCGCTGCTCAACGACAACGGCCAGATCATCGGCAACGGTGCGCTCGCCGTACAGGCCGGGAGCCTGGCCAACCGCGACGGCAAATTGCTGGCGGCAGGTGAGGCGGCCTCCACGCTGCAGGTGAGCGGCGCGATCGACAACCAGCGCGGGACGCTGGCCAGCGCCGGTGATCTGAGCCTTCGGGCCGGCCAGCTGGACAACCAGGCCGGCACGGTCCAGGCGGCCGGCGACCGTGCATTGCAGCTGGGCGTGGACGGCTTGCTCGACAATCGCCAGGGCGGCCTGGTTGCCTCCGGCGGTGCGCAGCAGCTGCGCGCCGGCAGCCTCGACAACCGCGGCGGCACCGTCAACGCGGGCGATACGCTGGACGTGGCGGTCGCCCACACCCTCGACAACAGCGCCGGCATCCTCGCCGCCGAGCAAACGCTGCAGGTGCAGGCCGGCCGCATCGTCAACCGTGACGCCGGCACGCTGGCCTCGGTCGAGGGGGATGTCACGCTCGACAGTGCAACCGATATCGACAACACCGCCGGTGTGATCCAGGCCGAACGTGCGCTCTCGGTCGCCAGCCAGGGACTGGCCAACGTGCGCGGCACCCTGGCCGGTGCATCCCTCGCACTGGACACCGGCCTGGGCAGCGTGGACAACAGCGAGGGCATCCTCGCCGCCACCGCCGGCACGCTGGATGTCCGCAGTGGTGCGCTGGAGAACCGCGCTGGCCTGCTGCAGTCCAGTGCGGCGATGCGCATCGATACCCACGGCCAGCGGCTGGGCAATACCGACGCGGGCGCGCGCGGTGGCATCGTCAGCGGTGCCGGGCTGACCCTGCGTGCCGGTGAGCTGGACAATCGTGCCGGCCTTGTCCAGGCGCAGACGGCGCTGGACGCGCGGCTGGCCACGCTGGACAACCGCAGCGGCGGGCAGGTGGGCAGCGGGGCCTCGTTGCTGCTGCAGGCGCAGCGCGTGGACAACAGCGGCGGCCGCCTGCAGGCGAGCGAGAATCTGACGCTGGATCTGAGCGGTGAGCTGGTCAACCAGGCCGGCCTGGCCGTGGCCAGTGGCGATCTGGTCGCCCATGCCGCGCGCATCGACAACCGCGCCACCGCTGGCGGCAGCACTGCACTTGGCCTGCAGGGTCGCAACGTGGATCTCGCCGCCGCGCAGATCGACAACAGCGCCGGCATGATCGCCGCCGACAAGCTCATCGCGCTGCAGGCCGGCGATGCACTGTTCAACCAGCAGGGGCTGGTGTCTTCGGCGGGCAGCCTGGACGTGCGCGCCGGCCAGGTCGGCAACGCCGATGGCACGCTGCTGTCGGCGGGCAACCAGACGCTGCATGCCAGCGCACTCAATGGCACCGGCCGGGTGCTGTCGCAGGGCGACCTGGTGCTGGCCCTGCAGCAGGATTACCGCAACGATGGCCAGATCACCGCCAATGGCAAGGCCACGGTCTCCACGCAGGGGCTGTGGACCAACGCGGGCAAGGTGCAGGCCGGCGATCTGGACCTGCACGCCGGCCAGATCGACAACCTGGCCACTGGCGAGATCAGCGGCATCCGCACCCAGGTGCGCGCCGATGGCGTGCTCGGCAACCGCGGGCTGATCGACGGCGTGGATACCCGCGTCGATGCCGATGTGATCCTCAACGTAGGCACCGGCCGCATCTACGGCGACCGCCTGTCGATCGGTGCCACCACCCTGGTCAACAGTGATGAAACGCTGGAGGGCGTCACCCGCGCAGCCACCATTGCTGCGCGTGAGCGCCTGGACATCGGCGCCGGCAACGTGGTCAACCGCGAGCAGGCGCTGATCTTCAGTGCCGGCGGTGGCGAGAGCGCACTCAACATCGGCGGTGCGCTGGATGCGCAGGGCCATGCAGTCGGTCGCGCCGGCTCGGTGCACAACGCCAGCGCGACCATCGAGTCGCTGGGTGGCTTGAGTATCGATGCCACGCGCCTGCTCAACAGCAACGAGCATTTCGCCACCTCTGAAGTGATGGTGGTGGGCCCGACCAAGAAGCTGTACATCCAGCCCAAGGGCACGCCCGGCATGCATGATGCCAGCGAGTTCACCTGGTCCAGCTGGAGCCGTGCCGGCAAGTACTGGTGGAAGAACGGCAACGGCGACGTCAAGGACTGGACCCAGTACGACGTCACCCACACCGAGTACGAAACCCAGGTCACCTCCAGCGCGCCGGGTCGCATCATTTCCGGCGGCAACATGACGCTGCGTGGCGATGAGCTGATCAACGACAAGAGCCAGATCCTGGCCGGCGGCGCGTTGCTGGGCGATCTCGGCAACCTCCGCAACATCGACGCATTCGGCGAGTACCGGGTGCACGAGGAAGGCACCAGCCAATACACCTACAGTCGCTGGCGCGGTGGTTTCAAGCGCTATCACGAGCGCAAGTGGGACCGGAAGATCGCCTATCGCCCGGCCGATGAAGTGCGCACCATCAATCTGGGCATGACCCGGACGGCCGAGCACACCCGCGATGGTGGCACCGGCTACCAGGTGGGCGGGGTCAGCACCGGTTCCGTCGGTGGGCAGGTCGGGGGCGCGGCCGATGCCGGTGCCGTGGGTGGGCAGCGCCAGGTGACGGAAGTCAGCGCCAGCGTGGCCTCGCTGGCCGGTCCCGACAGCACGGCGGGCACCGGTGCGCAGGGCGCGGCGGGCAACCAGCCGACCGTGATCCGCACCATCGGCGTGGAGGCCGAACTGCCGCAGAGCAGCCTGTTCCAGAGCGGGCCGAATGCCGGCCAATACCTGGTCGAAACCGATCCGCGTTTTGCCGATTACCGCAACTGGCTCGGTTCGGAGTACCTGCTGCAGAAGATGGGCGTGGACCCGGCCAACGTGCAGAAGCGGTTGGGCGATGGGTTCTACGAACAGAAGCTGGTCCGCGATCAGGTCGCCCAGCTCACCGGCCGCCGCTTCCTGGATGGCTATGCCGACGATGAAGCGCAATACCGCGCGCTGCTCGACAATGCGGCCACCATCGCCGACGCATGGGGCCTGCGCCCCGGCGTGGCGCTGACCCCGGCACAGATGGCCCAGCTCACCAGCGACATCGTCTGGCTGGTCGAGCAGCGCGTCACCCTGGCCGATGGCAGCACCACCACCGCACTGGTTCCGCAGGTGTATGTGCGCGTGCGCCCCGGCGATATCGACGGCACCGGCACGCTGCTGGCCGGCCGCTCGGTGGAGCTGAACCTGCGCGGCGATCTGGTCAACAGTGGCACCATCGCTGGCCGCACCGCGGTGAAGATCGACGCGCAGAACCTGCGCAACCTGGATGGCCGCATCAGCGGTGATGCGGTCAGCGCCAACGCGCGTACCGATCTGGACAACCTCGGCGGCCTGATCGATGCGCGCAGCGTGCTGGTCGCCAGTGCCGGCCGCGATCTCAACATGGTCACCACCACCCGCAGCGGTCAGAACACCGCGGGGTTGAGCGACTTCAGCCGGACCAACATCGACCGCGTGGCCGGGTTGTTCGTGAGTGAGGCTGGTGGCACGCTGCTGGCGAGCGCGGTGCGTGATGTTCGTCTTGACGGAGCCGAGATCGTCAACGCGGGCTCCGGTGGGCAAACGGTGATCGCCGCCGGCCGCGACCTGTCACTGGGCACCGTACGGGAGGCGCGGCAGGAGAACAACGTGCGCAATGCCGACAATTATCTGCGCAGCGGGTACAACCGTGGCGTTGGTACCAATGTCCGGACTGTCGGCGATGTCCAGCTGCAGGCAGGTCGGGACATGGAGTTGCAGGCAGCGACGGTCAACAGCGCCGAGGGTGCCCTGGTCGCGGTGGCGAGCGGCAACCTCAACATCGGGGTGTCCGAAGACAGTTACAACTGGAGCGAGGGTCGAAAGCACCGGCATAGCGGCCTGCTCAACACCACGACCCGCACCACCCGCGACAGCCTCGATGAAACCGTTGCTCAGGGCAGCACGGTTGGCGGGAACACAGTGGCCATCCAAGGACGCAACGTCACCGTCACCGGCAGCGATGTGATCTCCGATGTCGGCACCACGATTGCCGCCGACCAGGATCTGGTGATCCAGGCCGCTCGCGAATCGGCGACGGAAAGCCACTTCAAGAAGAAGGAGCAGAGTGGCCTGATCTACAACGGTGGCGCTGCGATCACGGCCGGCACGCAGATGCAGAGCGACGACAACAAGGCCACGCGCAACACCGCGGCGGGGTCGACCGTCGGCTCGCTCGCAGGCGATGTCGTGCTGCTGGCGGGCGGGGCGTATCGCCAGATTGGCAGTGACGTCCTCGCGCCGGAGGGCGATGTGGACATCCACGCGCGTGAGGTCGCGATTCTGGAGGGCCGCGAAACGCAGACGACGGCGCAGGAGAGCAAGTTCAGGCAGGCCGGTCTCACTGTTGCGGTCACTGCGCCGGTGATCACTGCACTGCAGACCGCCGGCAACATGGCAAGTGCGACCAGCAAGACCTCTGACTGGCGTAAGCAGGCGATGGGTGCTGCGACAGCAGCGGGTGCGGTGAAGGAAGGCGTCGATGCGGTCGGCGCGGATCCTGGCGCGGCTGGCGGGTTGAACATTTCCATCACCGTGGGGGCCAGCAAGAGCGACAGCCGGACGACAACGCAGAGCGACACGGCGGCAGCGTCATCGATCCGGGCCGGCGGCGACGTCCGTATCAGTGCCACGGGCGCTGGCAACGCGTCGGATATCACGATTCAGGGCAGTGACGTAACGGCAGACGGCAACATCCGCCTCAAGGCGGACGGAGACGTCGCGCTTCTTGCGTCCCGTGACGTGATCGAAATGGAGCGCAAGAGCAGCAGCGCCAGTGGCGGCGTAGGCGTGGCCATCGCTGTGGGCTCGGGCGGTGCCAGCGCCGGCATCACGGCCAATGCCAGTGCTTCGCGGGGCAGCGGCAAGGGCGAGGACGTCTACTGGAACACTACGCACCTGACTGCAGGAGAGTCGTTGGTCATCGAATCGGGCGGCGACACCACGCTGCGTGGCGCGGTAGTTTCAGGTGAGCAGGTGGCAATGAACGTCGGTGGCAACCTGGCGGTGGAGAGTCTGCAGGATACCCACAGCTTCCACAGCAAGGACAGAACCGTCGGGGGCAGCGTCACTTTTGGTGCGGGTTTCAGTGGCAGTGCCTACATGCTCAACCAGAAGAGCGACAGTGAATTTGCCAGTGTCACCGAGCAGTCGGCCATTCGTGCGGGTGACGGCGGCTTCCAGATCAATGTGGATGGGACGACACAGCTTGTCGGTGGTGCAATCAGCTCCAGCGATGCAGCAATTGATGCCGGCAGGAATCGACTTCAGACAGCTGCACTGGTTGTCAGCGACATAGAGAACGCTTCGAGCGCGAAGGCCAGTAGCGGCGGAATCGGCGTCACCGATGAAACCTTCTCCGGCTTGTACGGCGCCACCAAGACGATCATCGGCAACAAGCTGATCCATGGCGACGCCAGTGACGGCTCGCAGGGGACAACCCGTGCGGCGATCAGCGATGGCGCTGTATTGATCACGGATGATGAGCTCCAGCGCGCGCTGACTGGCAAGGGGGCAGAACAACAGGTGGCCGGGCTGAATCGCGACACGCTGAACGCCCATCAATCTGCCGCGCTGATCGATCTTGAACGTCTCGAGGAGCGTGCCGCTGCGGAGCACGCGATCACCGGCGAAGCCTTCCGCCAAGGCACTGCGTGGACGACGGATCTGGTGCATAAAGCAGCGACGGAGCAAAGTCGCATTGTCCTGCAGACCTGTGAAGCGGTCGGGACCAACTGCCGTCAGACCGAACTGGCGTTGGAGGATGTCCAGGCCATTGACGGCAAGCTGTACATCTTCAACAACGGCATTTTCAACGCTGAGCCCTACGCGCTTGCCACAGGTGCGAAGCAGAACACCAATGAAGCTAACGCGTCCGGGGTGTATTACATCCTGAACCCTTACACTGGCAACAAGGTGGCCGAAGGGCTGTATGCGATGTACGACAAAGCCAATGGCATCCTGGGCAGCCTTACGGGCGTCATGCTGCCTGTGACGGCCGCATCGCAGACCAACATTGCGCTGCTGAAGCGTGCCAGGGAGGAGGGATGGGAGTTCAATGCCGTCAATCACAGCCGCGGCAGCATGACCTTCACCAATGCGATGTTGCAGCTTCGAGGCGACGACCAGAAGATGTTCCCCATCGGCTACATCCTCTACAACGGGGCTGCAGCTAATGCACAGCAAGCACAGGGGTTGGTCGAGTTGATTGGTGACGCCAGGGGAGAGGTATGGCAGAACACCCATCCGACGGACATCGTCGGCAGCTGGCGCGTCATTCTTGGCGGAAACCCGGCGACTTCCGAGAAGAATCAGGGCAGCTTCCCGGGGTCGCACAGTGCCTACGTGGGTTACCTGCCCGCGGACGGTACGGAGCTGCGGTCCATCACGGACAAGGTGTGGGGCATCGGTAAAATCAATCAACCTGTCAGGCAGGTCCCCAAACATGAGGCTGAAAAACGATGA